A stretch of the Sulfurospirillum sp. UCH001 genome encodes the following:
- a CDS encoding succinate dehydrogenase/fumarate reductase iron-sulfur subunit — protein MKFIIDRFDGKKNYQQTYTVEKKDIEALTLLGTLLFIKQHLDLTLNFTASCRMAICGACGVRVNGHSYLACDTKMTELFEEYKDADTFRISPLSNYTVISDLAVDWEPAIENLRKVKPGLVAKDKFSEKEGCIQNQEEYDRIVGQWDCILCGVCASECNKLTADRSDYMEPFVYTRAWKVANDSRTKDPMIHVKPAVANGLWNCVHCHECTNRCPKHISAAEDIAGLRAMAMRKGLNSGVGPAHAKSFYTDLVEDSGRLNEIRLALRTEGVSTALRAGTAITLMRAGKMNPLEIFGGHTIEGHKDLVKMIEAAKAANKE, from the coding sequence ATGAAATTTATCATTGATCGCTTTGATGGCAAAAAAAATTATCAACAAACCTATACGGTAGAAAAAAAGGATATAGAAGCATTGACCTTGTTAGGAACGTTGCTTTTTATTAAACAGCATCTTGATTTAACACTTAACTTTACTGCATCGTGTCGTATGGCGATTTGTGGTGCGTGTGGTGTGCGTGTCAATGGTCACTCTTATCTTGCCTGTGATACCAAAATGACAGAGCTTTTTGAAGAGTACAAAGATGCCGATACGTTTCGTATCTCTCCGCTTTCAAACTATACGGTCATTTCTGATCTTGCTGTAGATTGGGAGCCTGCAATTGAGAATCTTCGCAAAGTAAAACCAGGTTTGGTTGCGAAAGATAAATTCTCAGAAAAAGAGGGTTGTATTCAAAACCAAGAAGAGTACGACCGTATTGTGGGACAATGGGATTGTATCTTATGTGGTGTGTGTGCTTCTGAGTGTAATAAACTCACAGCAGATCGTTCTGACTACATGGAACCGTTTGTCTATACACGAGCATGGAAAGTTGCCAATGACTCACGTACGAAAGATCCAATGATTCACGTTAAACCGGCAGTTGCTAATGGTCTATGGAACTGTGTTCACTGTCATGAATGTACCAACCGTTGTCCAAAACACATCAGTGCTGCAGAAGACATCGCAGGACTTCGTGCAATGGCTATGAGAAAAGGTCTAAACTCTGGTGTTGGTCCAGCACACGCAAAATCATTCTACACAGACTTAGTGGAAGATTCAGGTCGTTTGAATGAAATCCGTCTTGCTCTTAGAACTGAAGGTGTCAGTACAGCGCTTCGTGCAGGTACAGCCATTACCTTAATGCGTGCAGGAAAAATGAATCCACTCGAAATCTTTGGTGGTCATACCATTGAAGGTCATAAAGACTTAGTAAAAATGATTGAAGCAGCAAAAGCTGCAAACAAGGAGTAA